Genomic window (Rubeoparvulum massiliense):
TTCTACTCTACTGTCGGAGGCTGGACCCTCTACTATTTTAAAACAGCTCTGTTTGGCGATCTTGTTACCACAGATTCTGAGGCACTCCAGAAAATCTTTCATGATCTCATGACATCCCCAGGGAACCTCATTTTTTACCAGACGATTTTTCTGCTTGCCACTGCCCTCATCGTTTTAAAAGGAATTCAGCAGGGCATTGAAAAATACTCAAAATGGATGATGTCTTCCCTCTTCATCCTGTTATTGATGATTACAGTCCGAAGCCTCACATTACCTGGAAGTATGGAAGGAATTAAATATTTATTTATTCCTGATTTCTCCATGGTTACGCCAACTGTGCTGAAGAATGCGCTCGGTCAGATGTTCTTCTCCCTTAGTATTGGGATGGGGTCGATGATTACCTATGGAAGCTATCTCAGTAAGAAAATCAATCTTCTTCACTCGGCTGTGATGATTCCTATCCTAGATACAAGCGTTGCACTCATCGCTGGACTAGCCATCATCCCAGCTGTCTTCGCCTTTGGCTTTGAGCCAAGTGAAGGCCCTAGTCTCATGTTTATTACCTTACCAGCTGTTTTTGCCTCCATGCCAATGGGTACTCTATTTGCCATTCTCTTTTTCATTCTCGTGATTTTTGCGGCTATCACCTCATCCATCTCGATGCTGGAGATTGCCGTCTCCTACTTTGTTGATGAACGCAAGACTTCACGCAATCATGCCACAATAATTACAACTGGCATAATTTACGTCTTGGGAATCCCTGCTTCCCTTTCTCTATCAGGGTATTATCCAATCAATGTAGGTCATCTGTCATTATTCGATCTTTATGACCAATTAAGCTCCAATATTCTCCTTACCACGGGCGCCTTTTTCATGACCATCTTTGTGGGCTGGGTACTGAAACCGAAGAATGCCATTGCGGAGATTGAGTCCTCTAGTATTCATTTTCGATTGGCGCCTATCTGGAGCGTTTTGGTTCGTTATGTACTCCCAATCGCCATCCTGACCATCTTAATCGAATCGTATCGGAACTTTTTCCAAGCACTCTTCCACTAATCGATCCCGATTCACTTTTGTAATCATCGAACAGATCATAACGAAGGTTCAAGAGCGAGTAACAACTCGTTCCGAACCTTCGTCTTTTATTTCATATGAGTTAGTAGGCAAGGGGGTAGCCCAATGTCTCTCGGTGGCTACGTGGATCTATTTGGTCAGGATATAGATATTGACGCTAGCTTTTCCCTATCCTTGCACTTTACGTACTTCGATTCGTTCAATATGATGGCCATCCATAGCTAAGACTTTAAATTCATAGGAATCAAAGGATAACGTCTCTCCCACTTGGATGGTGATCTGATTGGTTAACATCCATCCCCCAATGGTGTCTACCTCTTCCTCATCGATGTGGATCCCGAGTAGATCATTCACATCTTCAATAAGAACCATACCATCTAAGATATAATGCTGCTCCGCAATCTTTTGGATTAGAGGTGCTTCATCCTCATCAAATTCATCACGGATCTCACCAACGATCTCTTCAAGAATATCTTCGATAGTAACTAAGCCAGCAGTTCCTCCATACTCATCGAGAAGAATGGCAATATGCTCCCGTTTCTTCTGCATCTGTACGAGTAAGTCATGAATAGGAATCGTTTCTATGGCTAGTAGCACAGGCTTTACATAGGGGGTAATTACGCTTGGAGATTGGCGATGATGGAGCAAGTCAGCATAAACTTCCTTCAGGTTAATATAGCCAATAATATTATCCTTATCGCCATCAGAAATCGGATAGCGGGTAAAATTCGACTCCTTCACAATCTTTAGTAGATCTTCGATGGTCGCTTCTTTCGGAATGGTCACCATCTCGGTTCGTGGAACCATAATCTCCTTAGCAATCCGATCATCAAATTCAAAGATATTATTCACATAGCGAAATTCTGATTGATTAATCTCCCCACTCTTATAGCTCTCAGATAAGATAATGCGAAGCTCTTCTTCCGTATGTGCCATCTCATGATCTGAGATGGGCTGCGCTCCGAATAAGCGAGCTGTACCACGAGCTGCACTGTTCAGAACCCAAATGAATGGATACATCACCTTGTAGAAGAGAATGAGTGGTCGTGCTACTGCAAGGGCAACGCGCTCAGCACTCTGGATGGCTAAGGTCTTCGGGGCTAACTCACCTAAAACCACGTGAATAAAGGTAATGAGGGCAAAAGCAATAATAAATGAAACAACACTGGAAACAGGTTCTGCAACATGCAATTTTTCAAAAATCGGTTGGAGAATCCGTTGAAATGTGGGCTCCCCTAACCACCCTAATCCTAGTGATGTAATGGTGATCCCTAGCTGACAAGCTGAGAGAAACTCATCGAGATGCGTGACTACCCGCTTTGCAGAAACTGCTTTTTTATTTCCTTCTGCCACCAGCTGATCAATTCGTGTTCTTCGTACTTTCACAATTGCAAATTCAGTGGCCACGAAAAAAGCTGTGAATGCAATGAGTAGGATAACTAAGAGTAAGTTTACTAGTATCAATCGTTCTCCTTACCTCGTAGACGAGGCAGGGATACACCTCCCAGGAAAATTGTTGATAGGAATGGCTTAGCCTGATGTAATTGTATCTAATTGACATAGATCCAGCAAGACGTAGTTTATCTCAGCTCATAATAAATACTCCCCCCTCTGTAGGGGAGAGAAAAGTGATGCTATTCGTTCGTAATACTCAGTTCTTTATATTTGCGAATTAATTGGGTGTATTTAATAATTGGAAGCAATAATATGACGGAGACAACTCCCAAAATCACAGTCCCCACCTGATTTACTGGAATCATAAATAATCCTGGGATGCTACTTCCGATAGCGAGGAACAAACAAAATAGGACACCCCAGACGTATAGATTGCGAATGGGCTTGTAATATTGGATAAGATCCTGATAATCGCTATGAAGTTGAAGTGGTTTACCATCATTCACTTTTTCTACAATGATTAGCTCTCGATTAAAGCTTCCTGGATTGGTGGCAATTTGACCTGCTTTTTTTGCGTAAGGACGCCAACGTAATTTTCCCAAAGAGTAATTAATATTCAAATTCTTCGTAAACGTTTGGTAGCCTAGCTCTTCTAGAAAAGCGCGATACTCTTTGGCTTCTCGATAAGATTTGTCGCCTACGAATTCTACACCGTAGACATACTGATTAGGCTGACATGATTGAAACTCATAATCAAATCTTCCAACCTTAACAAGTCTCCAACCTTGCGCTGCCATATTATTCAACCACTCTTCTTGGGTTTCAAAAAAACTAAAAAAGTGTCGAATCACCCTTTTACGCATTGTTCGCACCCCCAACAATTCTCTTCGCAATCCTCGCAACTTGCTCCAGGCGTTCAATTTCTGTGTTTACGATCTTCTTGCCTTCTTGGGTAATGATATATTCCTTTTTACGAGAGCTTTCATCTTCATCCAACGGAGTGATCCAGCCCTTCTTAACCAAAGTATTAAGAGCACCATAGAGTGTCCCAGCACCCAATGTTAATCGCCCATGGGTTTCACTTTCAGTAAATTGCATGATTCCATACCCATGATTCGGTTCATATAAGGATAGAAGAATAAAAAGTGTTGTTTCTGTTAGAGCACCGCCTTTTACATTATCCCGCATTTTACCACCTCACATATTACAGTATTCTATATATCGTTTACTGTAATATATTATATCACTTACTGTAATAGTTGTAAACCAGAATGAAAATATATGAATTTTTATCCCAATTTACTAAGGATACTCTTGATTTACAGTATTTTTACAGAAATCCATCAATGATTTACAACCTTTTTGCAACAAATCTTACCATTCATCCGTACAATAGATGGAGCGGTTGTAAAAAGGGGGATTCATCCATGACAACCAAATCAAAACGGGTCCTAATCTTTTCTGAGCCATTCGGTTCTGGTCATACCCGTGTTGCTACAGCCATTCTTGAAGATATTCGTCTCCATTACCCAGATTGGGATGCGAAGGTTTATGAGATTGGTAAAGAACTACATCCTATGCGACATCATTGGTTCGTTAATAGTTACTTAAAATTACTGAATATTTCACCACGTGCCTGGGGGCATCTCTATCATTTTCGTCAGTATCGTCCCATGCTCCCTCAGCTAGAGACCATGCTTTATCAGGTTTTCTATACGAAGATCTACACATTTTTGAAGGAGAACCAGCCTGACTTAATCATCTGTACACATCCCTTCCCCAGTGCTGCTATCTCCTGCTTAAAAAGAAGAGGAATCCGCATTCCTCTTTATACTGTAATCACCGATTACGGGATTCATGGAAGTTGGATTAGCTCAGGGGTAGATCGCTACTATGTTCCAACCTGGAAATCCTACGAAAAGCTAAGGCAGCTCAACATTCCTAAAGAGAAAATCTGGGTTAGCGGACTACCTGTTCATCCTTGCTTCTACCAACAAACAGATCAGGCCATTGCACGGGAGCAGTTAGGGCTAAAGCAGTTACCTACGCTGCTCTGCATGGGTGGAGGCTTCGGCTTTGGTCTCTCAGCGAAATTACTCGACGCATTGCTACCCTATCAGGATCAACTACAAATCCTTATTGTAGCTGGTAAAAATCAAGATCTCTATGAGGAGTTGGCTCAGCATCCTCTCCTGAAAAATTCTAATGTTCATCTCTATGGTTTTATTGAACAGGTGAATCTTCTCATGGATGCTGCTGATCTGATTTTAACGAAGCCCGGTGGAGTGACTTGTACTGAAGCCATTGTGAAGGGAATTCCCCTTCTCTTCTATCATCCACTGCCTGGACAAGAGCAAGAGAACCTACAATACTTCGTGAATCAAGGATATGGCTTAGAGGTGAAGAATGAACAACATGTGGCTCATCTCGTAGCACAATATCTGAACAACGCATCTTTAAATAAGCAAAAACCATCTACACATCACCCTACTCATCATTTACGTACCCTGGCTACAACACTGTTATAGAAAAAGGACATGGTTCTTGGTAACCATGTCCTTTTCTTTGCTTAATATGTGGGTATCCAAAGAATTCCCTGAAAGCGATAATACCTTGCTGCTTCATACCATTCATTCTTCCACAATGAAGGCTGTAGAGCTATTTCGTTAGGCACAGGTGCAAGCAGTACCATCTTTTCCGGAGTAAGCGAAGCAGTCCATTCATGAATGATCTGTTGGGTTCCCTCAAACCATGAGGTTAGAGCGAAAGAACCTTGCCCCCATATGAAGCCTTTGGGATACACATAAAAGCATCCAACCTGCTCCTTTAGTTCTTGCTCCAATTGTTTTGCATCCCAGGTTGCTGGAAGAATAAGGTCCACTGGGATGACTGAACTCCCCTTCTTGACCTTTAGTTCTTGAATCAATGATACTAGATCAGAGGATTTAGGCTGTTTTAGATCAGCTGGAAGATAGAGAAGAATCCGTTGCCAGTTCGCTGCTCCCTGCTGTAGCTCTTCCTTGATAGAAGTGACCACCTTCTCCTTGGATCCTGCATCCTTGAGCAGTTGATTCCAACTAGCAGTTTCCATAGTAACTAAGAGTTGCTGCTGTTGCTTCGCCAATCCCTCTTGAATTACAGGTCCCTTTTCCACGGGACTCCACGGAATTACCACTGAAGCAATTCCACTCTCCTCATCTAGCTTCAGCAACTTCGTATTGGGAAGCTGTAAATAGGAGGTAGTGAGAGAACGAGCTTCATTCTCTTTTTTCACCATCCGCGCTAACAACGCTACACCTTCCCGTCGGCTCAGTGATGCTGTAGGTCGAAATTGACCATCTGGATCCCCAACCATCATACCGATGGAAGCAGTATATGCAATATAGGGGCGATACTCCTCTCGACATGCTTCTCCATCGGTGAAGGGATGGGCAATCCACCATTCCTTCCACCCTTTACTCAACCATTCTCCACGCTCTACCGCTGGAACTCGTTGGAGAAGATAGCCACCAATCATCCGCGCCACTTCCTGACGTTCAATGGCTTTTGCTGGCTGAAAGCTACGACTTTCTAGAAGATGATCGATGATCTGGTATTGATATCCTCTCATGACGTAGGGATAAGACCAATGACTCTTCGGTAGATCAGCAAAGCGGAACTCTTCACGGACGGAGATATCCTTTAGCTTCATCGTCACCGCAAACAGTTTGGTCCACTCTTCTCGGCTCAAGGCTTGATCAGGGCGGAAGGTATGATCCGGATATCCTTCGACCACCTGTAATAAGGTTAAGAGCTGCAAAGAAGAGTAAGCCCAATCCGTTCTCTTCATATCCTGGTATGAGCTCATACTAGCTGCCCCTATCGGTATGAGAAGGAGCCATGTAAATAATAATAGGAGAACGAGTAGCTGTTTCGCTCTTTTCATCAACATCCCCCTGTTCTCTTATGACATATCTTAAGTCTACTAATTTTTCGGAGAGCAATGGTGATTAAATTAGTACAATATCCGATCAATTACCAACTACACACCATTGATCAGAAAAACTTACTCAATGCCGAGAGTAATATACGTCCAGCAAAGAAGAGAAGTACTGCACCTAGGATTCGATCGAACCAGTGCCGCCACTGCTCGTAGTAATGGCGAAAGTGTGGTGAGGATACTAAATAAGCCACAAGCAAGAACCAGAGGATCACCGCTGCGATCACTTCTCCACCGTAGATCCAATGTACATAGTTAGGGGAGCCTGCACCAATAAACTGTGAGAAGATGCTCAGAAAGAATAAGGCGGCTTTTGGATTCAATACATTACAGAGAAAGCCATCACGGAAGCCTTGCCAACTATTGACTGAATCCATCCCTAAAGGGATCGCCTCCTTTTCATTGTTAGATGGTGCTGAACGGATGGCATGAAGGCCAAGCCAGATCAAATAGAACGCACCAAGAAGCTGAATTAAGCCAAATAAGGCAGGCCATTGCTGTAGTAAGATGGAAAAACCAGCGATGGTATAGGTGATATGAATGAGCAGGGCACTACCAATCCCGAGGGCTGTTGCCATCCCAATTCTTCTTCCGTAGCTTAGGCTATTTTTCATCACCACAAAGAAATCTGGTCCTGGCGAAATGGCAGCTAAAATTCCCACAAGAAATACTTGCATAAACATAATTGTACCTCCTACAATGGATTCAATACGAGAGCAAAATTTCTCGTAACCTCTGAGCGAAATCAACCTGAAGATATTATCGAACTACTGAAAGAAATGAATCAAAAATTAGATCATCGGATCGCTCTACTGGAACAGCGACAAGATAATCTAGTAGTCCGCTTTAGCTATGTAGATGCGAAGCACGATCTAGAGATCCGCGATATTCAGAAAAAAATTGATTATGTTAAAGAGACGAAGAAGAAGCTATAACGAATCAACCTTCTCCACTTCACAAGCATAGGAAGTGCCCTTCTCGGTATGACCTCGTCCTTCCCGCCAAACAGCCACACTCACACCTAGCAGAATAAAGAGAGCCCCAATCCAAAAATTGATTGTCAATTTTTCATTCAAGATCCACCAGCCTAAAAGGGCTCCAACCACGGGTTGAAAAAAGAAGAAAAAAGAGCCTACCCCCGCCTCCATCAAAGCCATCCCACGATTCCATAAAAAGAACGCAATCGCTGTTGCAACAATTCCAAGATACAGAATGCCTATGGTCACCCATGGTGTAGCAAATAATTGCTCATAAAAATTGAACTGGGTCACCCTCCATTCCCAAAGCATTGCTGGCGTGATATAAAGAATGGCAAACAGTAATGCATAGGTGGTGATTGTTAAGGAATGATGGGAGCTCGATACCTTCTTCACAAAGACCGAGAGTAAGGCCCAGGTGATAGCCGCGCCAAAGAGATAAAGATTCCCGAAGAACGATTCGTCCCATGATTGGGGTAGACCAATCACAATCAACACTCCGATGGTTGCTACTAGAAGGGCACTCACCTTCCTCTTTGTAATGGATTCCTTTAAGATCCCCCAGGCAAACAATAAGATAAATGCAGGAGATGCCGCTGTAATCAAAGCACCCGTATGGGCATCAGAAAGCTTTGTTCCCATAAATTGTAGCGCTACCGAAATGAAATATCCCACAAATCCAATGAGGGCAAACCATTGCCAATCGCTACTGGTCAGCACGATCTTTATTTCTTGGCGAAGCTGAATGGATTGCAAAATGATGTACAGCAGAACAAAGGCAAGCACATAACGCATCCAGAGCAAAGTAAACGGCGGTATATAAGCCAAGACATACTTGCTTACTACATACATACCGCCCCAGATACTTGCTGCTGTTGTTAAGTAAAGTGCACCCCGTAGCTTCATGCCCTGCCCCATCATTTCTCTTCCCTTCGCTTCCCTCTTCTATCTTATTAAGGATCTATTATAACCCAGTGATCAGCAAAATCATAGCAATTGACTGAATAATTACAAATTTGTATTGAAAAACACGCCAATAACGCTGTTGTTTCACGATAATCTCTTTTGAGCTATTTCCATTGTTGAGTCACAGCCCCTTCATTTGGTTATGCTATAGAACATGGGAACCACCTAAGGGTGTGCTTATTATTTCCTTGTTTGTCATTGACTCTATCCTCAACCTGCCAGATACTAAAAATGAATCCAAGAAGAAAAGAGGGATTACCAATGGAAAACCAAGACATCACCAAGATCTTGAATCAACAAGTAGCCAACTGGAGTCTGCTCTATGTAAAACTCCACAACTATCATTGGCTGGTACGCGGCATTCACTTCTATGAGCTCCACCTTAAGTTTGAAGAACTCTACAATGAAGCTGCCCTCAATGTAGATCAACTTGCTGAGCGCATTCTGGCAGTTCAAGGCAAACCATTGGCTACATTGAAAGAATTTTTGGCAGAGGCTTCTCTCAAGGAAGCAACAGGCACAGAAACACCAGAACAGATGATCGAAACTTTAGCCAATGACTTCGAAATGCTCTCCTTCCAACTGAAGGATGGTATTGAAGTAGCTAATCAGACCAATGATGACGTAACCGCCGACCTGCTCACTCAGATCCGTGTGAGCGTGGAAAAACATCTCTGGATGTTCCGGGCATTTTTGGGTTAGTTCATTGATTCAAATATAAGCCATATTCAATTGGAATGTGCCATTCAAACATATTAAGGGAAACCCCAAGATGAGGGTTTCCCTTTTTAATTCCAGTACATTTGCTTCAATACTAGTTTACTATTCGAGTGTCAAATACAGGTATTGTTTCTCTTATGAGATTTGAAGAAAACAGTAAACAATAATCAATAAGGAGATGAACGGCCGCTCCCATCTTATCAAGGAGAATATTCCCCATGCCAACACCAATTCATGATAATAATTAATGGCTGTAATTGAAAAGCCAAGGGAAAACTGCTCACTTAATACCTGTATGCCTGTGGTCACAAGGGATAGCAGGATCGCTGCAACAGCGAGAACAAGGGCGATACGTTTAAGCCATAGAGTAATTCGTGCTAATATCGAGGTTGGTTCGATGGAAACTCTACCAAACCAGTCTTGTAAACGACTTCGTTGTAAAGAGCTTTCTATATGAAGATAGATGGGTTGCAGATAAGGAATCTTATCAAAGAGTAGTTCTTTCCCCCATTGAAGATCTACATTGGCAATTTTAAGAATTTCGTTGGGCTTGGCTTCTTCATCCGACGTAGTTACTGGATACAGAATCACGGGATCAAGCTCTGTCTCAATCGAAAAGATGACACGTTGATCCTCTAAAGATCAAAATAGCGTTGACTCCATTGTGTACGGTATTCTGCTAGAAGATACTGCCAAGGCCCCCTCTTCACCGTGTTCGCCATGCTCACATCCACAGGAATCCAACCTTCATGTTCTAGAAACACTTCATTCCACATATGATACTAACCATTCCCAACGAACGCCCCTACTAAAGTGCGGCAGGGAATCCCTTGAGAACGGCACAAGGCAGCATATAGCCATGACATCTCACCACAATCTCCCTCTTTTGAGTGAAGAAAGCTCTCTGTTCCCCGCTCTTTCGGCGGAAAAATGTACTTATAATGGTTTCGAATATGACGAAAAATTGCGAAGGCTTTCTCTTTGTCGGAGATTTTTCCTCTAGTGATGTCATTACCGAGTAATTTCACTTCATTGGTTATTTTTACAATTGGTGTGGAGCGTAGATAGAATGCTCTTTCCTCTTCGGTTAGTACTGTGGGACTATTCTTGTATGGGGTAGGATGGATCTCTATCTCATATTGGTTGCTGATATGCTCACCTTGTGATAACTCATAATAGGAGAGTGCGTTCCCAGCAGGGTCTCTAGAGAGTAGTTCTGTTGCTTTTGCACCATTGGAAATGTAGGATCGAACGGTTTGAGCATGATTGCTAGGAGGATTAGCTAACCAGACTTTTGTTACACTCTCTCTACGGTTCGTATACGTAAAGACATATTGGTAGATTGCCAAATCTTCATCCTCCTTTTATCACCTTTTTCTGTTTTCTTGAGACTCCCATGTCTAAAGACGCAAGCCCTCTACCTTACGGTATCCAGGTGGGATTCTTGCATGACTAAGCGTTCGCAGTCCATTTCTGTTTTGAACAGCCTGCAAGATGAGGGCATCTCATTGCCCCTCCTAAGACAGTGCATCTAGCATCTTAGGCCGATTGACTATGACCATCAATCACAGGTGCGTATCGAATATTCATCGCACCGACTAAATCCCTATGTTTCTGGAAGCCACATTCGCATGTATATTTCCGGTCCTGTGCCTTATTTTTAGCGGAACACTTTGGACATGTTTGACTTGTGTAGGCAGGATTCACATACTCCACTTTAATACCCGCTAAATTCGCTTTGTATTCAATAAATTGAGACAAGCGATAGAATGACCAGTTGTGCAAATTCTTTTCGTTTTTACGGCTTGTTCTTGCCGTCTGTCGGATGTTCGCTAATTGTTCTAAGCGAATGACAGAAACCTTATTTTCTTTAGCAAAATTTATGATTGCACGGCTAACCTTGTGGTCTTGGTCTTTCATATATCGCTGTTCTTTATCATCGAGATTGCGAATGGCGTTTAATTTCTTTAGTTTCCCTAATTTCTTGCGTTTGGATTTGAACATACGTCTGACATACTTGTTCTGTCTGCCGTTCCCAAAGAAACGTACCTTTTCATCCTCTGTTACCGCAACCGCAGGGACTTTCAAACCTAAATCTACGCCCATGGTCTTTGTTCCTGTTTTTTCACTTCTAGGAATGGTGACGGAAATTTGTGCAATCCATTTGTTTGATTTTTTTGTGATACGAAGTGTACCTAATTGGTGCTTCAACAAATCGAAAGTACGGTTATGTTTATCAACCAACAATGCACGAACAGGCACTTTCTTTGCTTTTCCATCCATCATCAAAGGTAGAGCGATATAAGAGGAGTCCAATGAATAGTTTTGGTTATTCCATACGCAAACAGGTTTCTTGAGGATAGGAATCATCGTGTATTTACTTTTCTTCACTTTTTGAAACACGCTTTTTGCATCTTGAATCGCTTGGTTTTTCACTGCACTTGGAAGATGTGCCCGGACATCTTTTGTCGTCTTTTTCGTGCTTTTCTTTTCAGCGACCATTTCAGAAACAAGTGTGTTAATTGTAGAGATATATTCTTTGCCCATAGCGGTTAAGATAGAGGTTTGTTCTTTTGTTGGAAGCAATTTGACTTTCACTGTGATTGTTTGTGACATACGTTTCACCCCCTTGATTTTTGCCATAATACTAGCGGGACTAAGTGTTGGCAGTGCATTTAGAAGCAGATGTGTATGGTCTTTGTCACACTCTAAAGCAACAATGACAACTTCTAATTCTTCACATATTTCTTGTACCAACTGTTTGAAGCGTTTCTCTACATCAGCACGAAGGAATATTTTTCTTCTATATCGAGGGCAAAAAACGAAATGATACTTAATTAATGATATGGTTGTGTTTGTTCGTCTGTATTCGTTCATATGCACATTGTATTAGCTGATTAATAAAACTACAACAATGAGATATAAAAAGTAGTGAGGTTACGTTTTGGATACTTGAAGTACCACAAACCTTACGGTTTCCTGTGGTACTCCGTATCCAACCTCACTTTCATCCTGCCCCTAAAGGGTGTGCTATCGCACAATAGCGGGCTTTCACGTTTGGAAAATCGGTAAGACTATCATGACAGGGAAAACAAGGAATTATACAGAATATTTTAAAAAGCAGATCGTTGCACTGAGACAAAAAGGATGCTGAGTTCATGTATGATCCATCTTTAAACTCTCGAGTAAACCTATCCAAGATCAAAGTATACGCCTAATCCCACGTCGGCAACCAATTGCAGTCGGTTTCCTTATATTACTTATTATTCCGTATTTTACTATTCATTGATTCTATATTTATATTTTAACCAGTAAGTCTCTCTCTTCAACTAACTTCTAGGGTAGGGACTAACCGAGGTAATCTCATGGATAGATCATATAAGAATTTTTACTGCTACGTAAAAACGTTAAGAGAATGTTGAATACTCTATCAAGGTTAACTGAAAGATACGAGATAAGCGTAGTTTTTTGGCAATTGAATCCTATTGCTTAGACTGGATTCCGACCTAGTTCTACTTCCAGAACTAGAATAATTCAATGAATACAATGATGAATATGGATTGGGCAAACCTTTCATTCGGGACTGATAGTCCAAAGAAATCCTCATGAATCAAAATTCATGAGGATTTAGCTTTACAGCCTAGTTATTTCAATACTTTCAAGACCTAAATCAGAAAGCGTAGCTTCAATTAAATTCTCTTTTAAAGGCAAATTATGCAATACTACATGAAAAGGTGTCGGTGGGGTTGGGAAGGAGTCATACTCTCTTCCATTAACCCACTCTCGAATAGTACAAATTAATATATCCTTAAATACTTTAAAATCTTGACTACTACTTGTTAATAATTCATCAAAATTGCTAATTACTAGTATATAAACACATCGCCATCCAACCAATCTAAATCATTAATACATTCATCAAAGGCTGCCCAATTATCCCCAAAATAATTAGGAAACTGTAGCTTAAGAGCAAACTCATCGAATAATCCATCAATATTGGTACATTTTTTCCATCTATCACTTTAATTATTATGTTGCTTTTTTTGTATTCCTTAATTTGCTAAATAAACGAACTTTTGCTAGTCTCATCCGCTATTAATAAGTGTAAATATGGTTCTTGTAAGAGTGTTAAATTCTCACCTGATTTCACACTGTCACCCCACTATTCAATTCTTATAAAACAGAGGCATAGCAACTGCAACTTTAAAACCATAGAAGAATATCTTTGACCATTTTGTTTTAAGAATTGTAATATTTTTCTTTTCAGGTCTGGGGTGGTTACCCCAACAAACAATTGTTAAGAATGACCGGAGGGAAATTATTGAAAATGTACAAGTGTCAATACACTTGTACTGCTTGCCAATTAGCAGAAAGCTAAAAATACCCATAATACACCAAAGAAGTATACGATTGTGTTTACATAAACAGCAAAAAATATCAAGTTTAAAGTTCAGGCTAGATTGATAATATTTATGAAAGGAGCGGTGGAATAAATGGAAGAAACAAAGGTGTATTTTAAAAATTTTATAGGGTCAAGTTATGATGTAGGGACACAAATAGGTAAGTGGATTTTATCCACGCCCGAGTTATTACAGAAAGTATTACTCCCCCCTAATACTTACCCTCGCGAA
Coding sequences:
- a CDS encoding Dps family protein encodes the protein MENQDITKILNQQVANWSLLYVKLHNYHWLVRGIHFYELHLKFEELYNEAALNVDQLAERILAVQGKPLATLKEFLAEASLKEATGTETPEQMIETLANDFEMLSFQLKDGIEVANQTNDDVTADLLTQIRVSVEKHLWMFRAFLG
- a CDS encoding transglutaminase-like domain-containing protein, with the translated sequence MAIYQYVFTYTNRRESVTKVWLANPPSNHAQTVRSYISNGAKATELLSRDPAGNALSYYELSQGEHISNQYEIEIHPTPYKNSPTVLTEEERAFYLRSTPIVKITNEVKLLGNDITRGKISDKEKAFAIFRHIRNHYKYIFPPKERGTESFLHSKEGDCGEMSWLYAALCRSQGIPCRTLVGAFVGNG
- a CDS encoding DMT family transporter, with the protein product MKLRGALYLTTAASIWGGMYVVSKYVLAYIPPFTLLWMRYVLAFVLLYIILQSIQLRQEIKIVLTSSDWQWFALIGFVGYFISVALQFMGTKLSDAHTGALITAASPAFILLFAWGILKESITKRKVSALLVATIGVLIVIGLPQSWDESFFGNLYLFGAAITWALLSVFVKKVSSSHHSLTITTYALLFAILYITPAMLWEWRVTQFNFYEQLFATPWVTIGILYLGIVATAIAFFLWNRGMALMEAGVGSFFFFFQPVVGALLGWWILNEKLTINFWIGALFILLGVSVAVWREGRGHTEKGTSYACEVEKVDSL
- a CDS encoding LysE family translocator, with product MFMQVFLVGILAAISPGPDFFVVMKNSLSYGRRIGMATALGIGSALLIHITYTIAGFSILLQQWPALFGLIQLLGAFYLIWLGLHAIRSAPSNNEKEAIPLGMDSVNSWQGFRDGFLCNVLNPKAALFFLSIFSQFIGAGSPNYVHWIYGGEVIAAVILWFLLVAYLVSSPHFRHYYEQWRHWFDRILGAVLLFFAGRILLSALSKFF
- the tnpA gene encoding IS200/IS605 family transposase — its product is MNEYRRTNTTISLIKYHFVFCPRYRRKIFLRADVEKRFKQLVQEICEELEVVIVALECDKDHTHLLLNALPTLSPASIMAKIKGVKRMSQTITVKVKLLPTKEQTSILTAMGKEYISTINTLVSEMVAEKKSTKKTTKDVRAHLPSAVKNQAIQDAKSVFQKVKKSKYTMIPILKKPVCVWNNQNYSLDSSYIALPLMMDGKAKKVPVRALLVDKHNRTFDLLKHQLGTLRITKKSNKWIAQISVTIPRSEKTGTKTMGVDLGLKVPAVAVTEDEKVRFFGNGRQNKYVRRMFKSKRKKLGKLKKLNAIRNLDDKEQRYMKDQDHKVSRAIINFAKENKVSVIRLEQLANIRQTARTSRKNEKNLHNWSFYRLSQFIEYKANLAGIKVEYVNPAYTSQTCPKCSAKNKAQDRKYTCECGFQKHRDLVGAMNIRYAPVIDGHSQSA